The following are encoded together in the Deltaproteobacteria bacterium genome:
- the ggt gene encoding gamma-glutamyltransferase, producing the protein MATAYNDFRVSLTSTNIKEATYARGKGAVACVSGPASKLAIQALQDGGNAFDAAFTLAFALCVYHPQAGNIGGGGYVVYQAKGGSPQTINYREQAPANAYREAFLLTDGSPDPEKTSFGPTSVCVPGTVKAFFTLQKRYGKLKAQDLLLKIAKLAEDGIAITQYEATCLNRLGPKLAHSPESKRFYVRSEPFKGGDILANQNLARTLIELAAEGEAAFYRGRIAENIVNDLANNGGFITADDLASYTLRESLPIVIEMRDKQIWTAPPEGGGAILLNILNILDCEDFYQCAPGSANHYHYLAQAAKVAFINRLDYLGDTKLQQNAVYHNIFSKINATRLFNLINQNHDIKTDALAQKIRQNQTASTLDSDMSGNNTTHFSIIDADGNAVSNSYTMNLRYGSKWSVAGCGFLLNGSMDSFSFIPGKENYFGVIGNQANLFASNKRPASNMAPVLVTKNNQVDLVIGTPGGPTIATTLASIITLILFHNIDPAEAIKQIRLHHQGWPDVLYKEPDSLASELSDSLMALGYNLKDKGEPIGDVHGVFRIADEYLAVSDSRREGQCAAY; encoded by the coding sequence TTGGCAACAGCATACAATGATTTTCGTGTTAGTCTCACTTCTACAAATATTAAAGAGGCAACTTACGCACGTGGCAAAGGCGCCGTAGCCTGTGTCTCTGGCCCAGCAAGCAAACTTGCCATTCAAGCCTTACAAGACGGTGGTAATGCTTTTGATGCCGCTTTTACTCTAGCTTTTGCATTGTGTGTCTATCATCCCCAGGCTGGTAATATTGGTGGCGGCGGTTATGTCGTTTATCAAGCTAAAGGTGGTTCACCACAAACAATTAATTATCGTGAACAAGCTCCAGCAAATGCTTACCGTGAAGCTTTTTTACTAACCGATGGGTCACCCGATCCTGAAAAGACTTCCTTTGGCCCAACTTCGGTATGCGTTCCCGGCACCGTCAAGGCTTTTTTCACTCTGCAAAAACGCTATGGTAAATTAAAAGCGCAAGATTTATTGTTAAAAATCGCCAAGCTCGCTGAAGATGGTATTGCTATAACTCAATATGAAGCCACTTGTTTAAACCGCTTGGGTCCAAAGTTAGCGCATTCTCCAGAATCAAAACGTTTTTATGTGCGCTCAGAACCATTCAAAGGTGGTGATATTTTAGCAAATCAAAACCTTGCTCGTACATTAATCGAACTTGCTGCTGAAGGCGAGGCGGCTTTTTATCGTGGTCGCATAGCCGAAAATATAGTTAATGACCTTGCTAATAATGGTGGCTTCATTACTGCTGATGATTTAGCAAGCTATACATTACGCGAAAGCCTCCCTATTGTTATCGAGATGCGTGATAAACAAATTTGGACTGCACCACCAGAAGGTGGTGGTGCCATCCTACTAAATATATTAAATATTTTAGACTGCGAAGATTTTTATCAGTGTGCACCAGGCAGTGCAAATCATTATCATTATTTAGCACAAGCGGCGAAAGTTGCATTTATCAATCGCTTAGACTATTTAGGTGATACTAAATTGCAACAAAATGCTGTCTATCATAACATTTTTAGTAAAATTAATGCGACTCGCCTGTTTAACCTTATCAACCAAAACCACGACATCAAAACCGACGCATTAGCACAAAAAATCAGACAAAACCAAACAGCATCCACGCTCGATTCAGATATGAGCGGTAATAATACTACTCATTTCTCTATCATTGATGCCGATGGCAACGCTGTCTCTAATTCTTATACAATGAATCTACGTTATGGTTCAAAATGGAGTGTTGCGGGCTGCGGCTTTCTACTCAATGGCAGCATGGATTCTTTTTCGTTTATACCTGGCAAAGAAAATTACTTTGGCGTTATTGGCAACCAAGCAAATCTCTTTGCTTCTAATAAACGTCCAGCCAGCAATATGGCGCCAGTATTAGTAACTAAAAATAACCAAGTAGATTTAGTGATTGGTACTCCAGGTGGGCCAACTATTGCGACAACACTTGCATCAATAATAACCTTAATTTTATTTCACAATATTGATCCAGCCGAAGCGATTAAGCAGATTCGATTACATCATCAAGGTTGGCCTGATGTACTTTATAAAGAACCTGATAGTCTGGCATCTGAACTCAGCGATTCTCTCATGGCACTGGGTTATAATTTAAAAGATAAAGGCGAACCTATTGGTGATGTACATGGGGTGTTCCGTATTGCTGATGAATATCTTGCGGTTAGTGACAGTCGTCGCGAAGGTCAGTGTGCGGCTTATTAA
- a CDS encoding deoxyhypusine synthase family protein: MASNSLPILEFVLENYCNFNARATRDALRSYWRHIENDGKMFWAVAGAMSSAQLGITLAPAIRAGLIHGMSVTGANLEESLFRLVAHKSYKDFPDYRYFTKDDDTKILENRMRRVTDTSIPEDEAFRVVEKIMVPMWKNASVKNERYFWHEYFYKLIESLESSAYEGDPNACWLLAAAQAKLPIVVPGYEDSTFGNIFASYVKNNECNASIVKSGIEYMAAFYDQYQELSSAKGVGFFQIGGGIAGDFPICVVPSIKYDLEQPVKPWSYFCQISDSTTSYGSYSGATPNEKITWDKLTKETPMFVIESDATIVTPLIIKALLECKQYPDEAKNLFSRI; the protein is encoded by the coding sequence ATGGCAAGTAACAGTCTACCAATTTTAGAATTTGTGTTAGAAAACTACTGTAATTTCAATGCACGCGCTACTCGTGACGCATTGCGTTCGTATTGGCGACACATTGAAAATGACGGTAAAATGTTTTGGGCGGTAGCTGGTGCTATGTCTTCTGCCCAACTTGGTATTACATTAGCACCGGCGATACGTGCTGGTTTAATCCATGGGATGTCGGTCACTGGTGCAAATTTAGAAGAATCCTTATTTCGCCTAGTTGCTCATAAAAGTTACAAAGATTTTCCTGACTACCGTTACTTCACCAAAGACGATGACACTAAAATCTTAGAAAATCGCATGCGGCGGGTTACCGATACCAGTATTCCCGAAGACGAAGCTTTTAGAGTAGTTGAAAAGATAATGGTACCGATGTGGAAAAATGCTTCAGTTAAAAACGAGCGCTATTTTTGGCATGAATATTTCTACAAGCTAATTGAATCTTTAGAATCCTCTGCATACGAAGGCGACCCCAATGCTTGCTGGCTACTTGCTGCAGCTCAAGCTAAATTACCTATAGTAGTTCCAGGATACGAAGATTCTACATTTGGTAATATCTTTGCCTCATATGTAAAAAATAATGAATGTAATGCCAGTATTGTTAAATCAGGCATTGAGTATATGGCCGCTTTTTATGATCAATACCAAGAGTTGTCATCAGCTAAAGGTGTCGGCTTCTTTCAAATAGGTGGAGGTATTGCTGGTGACTTCCCTATTTGTGTAGTGCCTTCAATAAAGTATGATTTAGAACAGCCGGTTAAGCCTTGGTCATATTTTTGCCAAATTTCTGATTCAACTACTTCATATGGTTCATATTCAGGGGCAACGCCTAATGAAAAAATCACTTGGGATAAGCTAACTAAAGAAACTCCCATGTTTGTTATAGAATCTGATGCGACTATTGTAACGCCGCTGATAATCAAAGCGCTATTAGAATGCAAACAATACCCTGACGAAGCAAAAAACCTATTTTCAAGAATATAA
- the tsaE gene encoding tRNA (adenosine(37)-N6)-threonylcarbamoyltransferase complex ATPase subunit type 1 TsaE, translated as MPQQNKFLLPRLGKPTSTISTSASKTRQQANRLVNHLNSGAVIALVGELGAGKTAFVQGLAQGLKIPDLKQVLSPTYTLVNEYTGGRLTLVHIDFYRLRDAEAAFDLGIEEQIGRPDSITAIEWADMFPQLIPNDAIWVEFSRKNSDTRYLSYRIGE; from the coding sequence ATGCCGCAGCAAAATAAATTTTTATTACCACGATTAGGTAAACCTACTTCAACAATTAGTACTAGCGCGAGCAAAACTCGTCAGCAAGCTAATCGATTAGTAAACCATCTCAACAGTGGTGCTGTTATAGCTTTAGTGGGTGAGCTCGGCGCAGGCAAAACTGCTTTTGTTCAAGGTCTCGCGCAAGGCTTAAAAATTCCTGATCTAAAACAAGTACTTAGCCCAACATATACTTTAGTAAATGAATATACGGGTGGCCGCTTAACCTTGGTGCATATAGATTTTTATCGTTTACGTGACGCAGAGGCCGCATTTGATTTAGGTATTGAAGAACAAATTGGCCGACCTGATAGTATTACTGCAATTGAATGGGCTGATATGTTCCCGCAATTGATCCCTAATGATGCTATTTGGGTAGAATTTTCACGTAAAAACAGCGACACTCGCTACTTATCATATCGTATAGGAGAATAA
- a CDS encoding cob(I)yrinic acid a,c-diamide adenosyltransferase, with protein MATCIYTKTGDNGQTGLGDGRRVNKDHIRVEVCGTIDELNAVLGQLLALRPPEELSPIIKKLQKILLDLGAELSNFVCASSDGVNTTNSNIKMIEQSIDKFAKHLAPLRNLILPGGSIFAATLHVARTICRRCERRIVTLFHNELNINTAAIVLLNRMSDLLFVLARYANTLAGISDETWVKDTSI; from the coding sequence ATGGCAACATGTATTTATACAAAAACTGGTGATAACGGGCAAACAGGCCTTGGCGATGGCAGGCGAGTTAATAAAGACCACATTCGGGTTGAGGTCTGTGGAACAATTGACGAACTAAATGCCGTTTTAGGTCAACTTTTAGCTTTACGGCCACCAGAAGAATTGTCACCAATAATTAAAAAACTACAAAAGATTTTACTTGATTTGGGTGCAGAGCTTAGCAATTTTGTTTGTGCATCTAGTGATGGTGTTAATACCACAAATTCTAATATTAAAATGATTGAACAAAGCATAGATAAATTTGCCAAGCATCTAGCTCCTTTAAGAAATTTAATTTTGCCTGGGGGGTCAATTTTTGCTGCAACCCTGCATGTCGCCAGAACCATTTGTCGTCGATGCGAGCGGCGTATTGTTACTCTTTTTCACAATGAGCTAAATATAAACACAGCAGCGATCGTTTTGCTAAATAGAATGTCTGATCTACTGTTTGTACTTGCTCGTTATGCTAATACTTTAGCAGGAATTAGTGATGAGACATGGGTAAAAGACACATCTATATAG
- the nifJ gene encoding pyruvate:ferredoxin (flavodoxin) oxidoreductase has translation MSKRSMVTMDGNEATASVAHRINEVIAIYPITPSSTMGEWADEWSAKGKKNIWGHIPQVTEMQSEGGASGAVHGALQGGALTTTFTASQGLLLMIPNMYKIAGELSSMCMHVSARSVATHALSIFGDHSDVMAVRQTGFGMLCSNSGQEAHDFAAIAQRASLDSRVPFLHFFDGFRTSAEVSKVEILNDDDLRAMIPNELIEAHRARALSPDEPILRGTAQNPDAFFQAREACNTFYDKCPDAVQKAMDEFAKIAGRQYKLFDYVGHPQAERVIVMMGSGAQAAHETVDYLVAQGEKVGLIKVRLYRPFAVEAFLKALPQSTKSIAVLDRTKEPGSIGEPLYLDVTTALREAHDDGKRSGSEPKITGGRYGLSSKEFTPAMVKAIYDELSKNQPKRHFTVGINDDVTHLSLDYDPEFDIEPKDVVRALFYGLGADGTVGANKNSIKIIGEDTNNYAQGYFVYDSKKSGAITISHLRFGPNPIHSSYLVSKANFIGCHQFTFLEKIDMLAPAMTGATFLLNSPFGTDEVWHNIPKEVQEYLINKKLKFYVIDAYKVAKDTGMGVRINTIMQTCFFAISGVLPREEAIAAIKRSIEKTYGKKGPEVVQKNFAAVDHTLEHLHEVKVPSEITGKPMPPTVSKVAPEFVKRVTALMLAGKGDLLPVSAFPVDGTWPLGTTKWEKRNIALEIPTWDPELCIQCNKCTLVCPHAAIRAKFYPAALLDKAPAAFKSIDFKSPTTKGAKFTIQVAPEDCTGCTLCYQTCPTKSKTDPSHKALNMAAQAPLREQEKKNFEFFLSLPEADRTTLKTDLKSTQFMQPLFEFSGACTGCGETPYIKLVTQLYGDRAMIANATGCSSIFGGNLPTTPFTFNSDGRGPTWSNSLFEDNAEFGFGMRLAVDKMQEDARALVTKLGSQIGDNLATKIINADQSTEAGIANQRQRVKELQSKLVEIKTPEAKWLSKIANYLVKKSIWIVGGDGWAYDIGYGGLDHVLAMGRDVNILVLDTEVYSNTGGQASKATPMGAAAKFATAGKSSHKKDLAMLAMTYGNVYVARVALGAKDIQTVRAVQEADSYPGTSIIIAYAHCINHGIDMQKGFEQQVAAVNSGYWPLLRFDPRLAAQGESPLKMDSGAPKIPLSDYIMKETRYRQVQRMNAENFNKLIEEAQKHVTERYALYEQLAKAMLPANLVPGGANK, from the coding sequence ATGTCCAAAAGAAGTATGGTCACTATGGACGGCAACGAGGCCACTGCCTCAGTAGCGCATCGAATTAATGAAGTGATCGCCATCTACCCCATTACTCCATCATCCACTATGGGTGAATGGGCAGACGAATGGTCTGCAAAGGGCAAGAAAAACATTTGGGGGCACATCCCACAAGTCACTGAAATGCAATCAGAAGGCGGGGCATCTGGTGCAGTGCATGGTGCCTTACAAGGCGGGGCTTTGACCACGACCTTCACAGCATCACAAGGCCTGCTGTTAATGATTCCCAACATGTATAAAATTGCTGGTGAACTATCTTCGATGTGTATGCATGTAAGTGCTCGCTCTGTAGCCACCCACGCTTTATCAATTTTTGGTGATCACTCCGACGTTATGGCTGTGCGCCAAACCGGTTTTGGCATGTTGTGCTCTAATTCTGGTCAAGAAGCGCACGACTTTGCAGCAATTGCCCAACGTGCATCATTAGACAGTCGGGTTCCCTTTTTGCACTTCTTTGATGGTTTTCGTACCTCAGCAGAAGTAAGCAAAGTTGAAATATTAAATGATGACGACTTGCGAGCTATGATTCCTAACGAGTTAATCGAAGCCCATCGTGCTCGTGCTCTCTCGCCAGATGAACCCATACTTCGCGGCACTGCTCAAAATCCTGACGCTTTCTTTCAGGCACGCGAAGCTTGCAATACTTTCTACGACAAATGTCCAGACGCCGTACAAAAGGCAATGGATGAATTTGCCAAGATTGCTGGTCGTCAATACAAACTCTTTGATTACGTAGGCCATCCGCAAGCTGAACGCGTAATAGTAATGATGGGTTCTGGGGCACAAGCAGCTCATGAAACCGTCGACTATCTTGTTGCTCAAGGTGAAAAAGTCGGTTTAATCAAAGTTCGTTTATATCGTCCTTTCGCAGTTGAAGCTTTTCTTAAAGCACTACCACAAAGCACTAAATCAATTGCAGTTCTTGATCGCACTAAAGAGCCTGGCTCAATTGGCGAACCATTGTATTTAGATGTAACCACAGCTTTGCGTGAAGCTCATGACGATGGTAAACGCTCTGGCAGCGAGCCTAAAATAACTGGTGGTCGTTATGGTCTTTCATCAAAAGAATTCACCCCAGCAATGGTCAAGGCCATTTATGATGAATTAAGCAAAAACCAACCAAAACGTCATTTCACCGTTGGTATCAACGATGATGTAACTCACTTGTCACTTGATTATGACCCCGAATTTGACATTGAACCCAAAGATGTCGTGCGCGCTTTGTTTTATGGTTTGGGCGCAGACGGCACTGTTGGTGCAAATAAAAACTCAATAAAAATCATTGGCGAAGATACCAATAACTATGCCCAAGGTTATTTCGTCTATGACTCGAAAAAATCAGGTGCCATTACCATATCGCACTTGCGCTTTGGACCAAATCCGATTCACTCATCGTATTTAGTTTCAAAGGCTAATTTCATTGGCTGCCATCAATTCACCTTTTTAGAGAAAATTGACATGTTAGCGCCAGCAATGACCGGTGCTACCTTCTTACTGAACTCGCCATTTGGTACCGATGAAGTTTGGCATAACATCCCCAAAGAAGTACAAGAATACCTCATCAACAAGAAACTTAAATTCTATGTAATTGATGCCTATAAAGTTGCAAAAGATACTGGCATGGGTGTTCGTATCAACACCATCATGCAAACATGTTTCTTCGCCATCTCAGGTGTATTGCCACGTGAAGAAGCTATTGCAGCTATTAAGCGTTCTATTGAAAAGACTTACGGTAAAAAAGGCCCCGAAGTGGTGCAAAAGAATTTTGCCGCCGTAGATCATACCTTAGAGCATTTGCATGAAGTTAAGGTGCCAAGTGAAATTACTGGTAAACCAATGCCGCCAACAGTATCTAAAGTGGCACCCGAGTTTGTCAAACGTGTCACTGCATTAATGCTTGCTGGTAAAGGTGACCTTTTACCAGTATCAGCATTTCCAGTTGATGGCACTTGGCCTTTGGGCACAACCAAGTGGGAAAAACGTAACATCGCTCTTGAAATCCCTACTTGGGATCCAGAGCTATGTATTCAATGTAATAAATGCACTCTCGTCTGCCCCCATGCAGCGATTCGTGCAAAATTCTATCCGGCTGCGCTACTTGATAAAGCTCCGGCAGCTTTCAAGTCGATTGATTTTAAATCGCCAACGACAAAAGGCGCAAAGTTTACTATTCAAGTAGCCCCTGAAGATTGTACTGGTTGTACTCTTTGCTATCAGACTTGTCCGACTAAATCAAAAACAGATCCAAGTCATAAAGCTCTTAATATGGCGGCTCAAGCTCCCTTACGTGAACAAGAGAAGAAGAATTTTGAATTCTTCCTTAGTCTTCCAGAGGCTGACCGTACCACCCTTAAGACCGATCTTAAGAGTACACAATTTATGCAGCCCCTCTTCGAGTTCTCGGGTGCTTGTACCGGTTGTGGTGAGACGCCATACATTAAGCTTGTCACTCAACTATATGGCGATCGTGCAATGATTGCTAACGCTACAGGCTGTTCATCGATTTTCGGTGGCAACCTGCCTACTACACCTTTCACATTTAACAGTGACGGTCGTGGCCCAACTTGGTCAAACTCGCTATTTGAAGACAATGCTGAATTCGGTTTTGGTATGCGTTTAGCCGTTGATAAAATGCAAGAAGATGCGCGGGCTTTGGTTACCAAACTTGGCAGCCAAATCGGTGATAATTTAGCTACTAAAATTATTAATGCTGATCAGTCAACCGAGGCTGGCATAGCCAATCAACGTCAACGCGTAAAAGAACTACAATCTAAACTTGTTGAGATTAAAACACCTGAAGCTAAGTGGCTCAGCAAGATAGCAAATTATCTGGTTAAGAAGAGCATTTGGATTGTCGGCGGTGATGGTTGGGCCTATGACATTGGCTATGGTGGCCTTGATCATGTTTTGGCCATGGGTCGTGATGTCAACATTTTAGTGCTTGATACTGAAGTGTACTCAAATACTGGTGGTCAAGCATCAAAGGCAACGCCAATGGGTGCTGCCGCTAAGTTTGCTACTGCTGGTAAAAGCTCGCATAAAAAAGACTTGGCTATGCTCGCAATGACTTACGGGAATGTATACGTGGCTCGAGTGGCTCTTGGTGCCAAAGATATACAAACCGTCCGCGCTGTTCAAGAAGCTGACAGCTATCCTGGCACTTCAATTATCATTGCTTATGCTCACTGCATTAACCATGGTATTGATATGCAAAAAGGCTTTGAACAACAGGTTGCCGCAGTAAACAGCGGCTATTGGCCATTGTTGCGCTTTGATCCACGTTTAGCGGCTCAGGGTGAAAGTCCGCTCAAGATGGATTCAGGAGCACCAAAGATCCCGCTTTCTGACTACATCATGAAAGAAACCCGCTATCGCCAAGTGCAACGAATGAATGCAGAAAACTTCAACAAACTTATTGAAGAAGCTCAAAAGCATGTCACCGAGCGCTATGCTCTTTATGAGCAACTGGCTAAAGCTATGTTACCAGCAAACTTAGTTCCTGGTGGCGCCAATAAATAA
- a CDS encoding NAD(P)H-hydrate dehydratase: MQYLVSALEMAEMDRQTIEKLAIPGRILMETAGRAVAQTCLAHFKHHGKITIACGPGNNGGDGYVTARVLSNLGHKVHVFVFADRIRITGDAHDALLSLEKSNDTTITYVSDTRALVDFSNAVSNSDITIDALLGIGLTNDVRGLLADAIAVINQEAKYVIAIDIPSGIEANTGAVCGRAVQAAQTVTFAFAKRGHYLYPGAELRGQLIVADIGISNNIAQKLGIVGRLITASDLPTLMPKRKPEAHKGIFGTVVIMAGSPETPGAALLAVQGALRSGVGLVRWATDNATLASARELPADTMLLIREDEETSEHWVTRIIDTADAIVIGPGLSQAKSRLEDLRALLACAQVPIIIDADALNLLAIDNTAWSLPRTPMVITPHPKELSRLSGQSVDEIQSDRFASALGFAIAHNCIVVLKGAGTTIADTDGTVSLAAVGNAGLATGGTGDVLSGLIGGLLAQGIEPSIAAQIGVLAHGAAGEQLSQRVGQAGLVASDLSRELGHVWANYKR; this comes from the coding sequence ATGCAATATTTAGTGAGCGCTCTTGAAATGGCTGAAATGGACCGGCAAACCATAGAGAAGCTCGCTATTCCCGGACGAATATTAATGGAGACCGCTGGACGCGCTGTCGCCCAAACTTGCTTGGCGCATTTTAAACACCACGGTAAAATTACTATTGCTTGCGGACCGGGAAACAATGGTGGTGACGGTTATGTGACTGCACGGGTGCTAAGCAATCTTGGACATAAAGTTCATGTGTTCGTGTTTGCTGATCGCATACGTATTACGGGTGATGCTCATGATGCTTTGCTATCATTAGAAAAATCTAACGATACTACTATAACTTACGTTTCAGATACTCGCGCTCTTGTCGATTTTTCAAATGCAGTTAGCAATTCGGATATAACTATCGACGCTTTATTAGGCATTGGCCTAACTAATGATGTGCGCGGATTGCTAGCTGACGCCATAGCTGTCATTAACCAAGAAGCTAAATATGTTATCGCAATTGATATTCCCTCTGGCATCGAAGCAAACACTGGTGCCGTTTGCGGACGCGCTGTGCAAGCTGCACAAACAGTTACGTTCGCTTTTGCCAAACGCGGGCACTATCTTTATCCTGGCGCTGAATTACGTGGCCAATTAATCGTTGCTGATATTGGCATTTCAAACAACATTGCACAAAAGTTAGGTATAGTTGGCAGATTAATAACTGCAAGTGATTTGCCGACGCTTATGCCTAAACGCAAGCCCGAAGCACACAAAGGCATTTTTGGCACCGTAGTTATTATGGCCGGCAGTCCTGAAACTCCTGGCGCCGCATTACTTGCAGTCCAAGGTGCTTTGCGTTCAGGTGTTGGCCTCGTGCGTTGGGCCACCGATAATGCAACATTAGCATCAGCACGCGAACTTCCAGCTGATACAATGTTGTTAATACGTGAAGATGAAGAAACTTCAGAACACTGGGTTACACGTATTATTGATACGGCCGATGCTATAGTAATTGGCCCAGGGCTTTCGCAAGCCAAATCACGTCTTGAAGATTTGCGAGCACTACTAGCTTGTGCACAAGTGCCAATAATTATCGATGCTGATGCTCTCAACTTATTGGCAATTGATAATACCGCTTGGAGTTTACCTAGAACTCCTATGGTTATCACGCCTCACCCTAAAGAATTATCACGCTTAAGTGGGCAAAGCGTTGATGAAATTCAAAGTGACCGTTTTGCATCTGCCCTCGGTTTTGCCATAGCACATAACTGTATCGTTGTATTAAAAGGCGCTGGCACTACTATCGCTGATACTGATGGTACTGTATCACTGGCAGCTGTTGGTAATGCCGGTCTTGCAACCGGTGGTACTGGTGATGTGTTATCAGGTCTTATTGGTGGTTTACTTGCTCAAGGAATTGAACCATCCATTGCAGCACAAATAGGCGTATTGGCTCATGGCGCTGCTGGTGAGCAGTTGTCGCAACGTGTTGGCCAAGCGGGGTTAGTAGCTAGTGATTTATCTCGTGAACTTGGTCATGTGTGGGCAAATTATAAACGTTAA
- a CDS encoding DNA adenine methylase, translated as MNSNHAVTSTVSSISQLQHARPFLKWAGGKTQLIPEILARFPKVFRKYHEPFMGGGAVFFALAPNRAILSDINADLVDTYRAIRDEPEAVISALQRHQVTEADYYRVRSQKRGELSLVAAAARTIYLNRTCYNGLYRVNLKGEFNVPFGRYANPTICNSENLYLASLALQNVKIRCEDALAIDKRVQRGDLVYFDPPYDPLSPTSSFTTYARGGFGNEQQAALADLFIKLANRGVHVVLSNSDTPFIRELYRDFRIDSVYARRAINSRADRRGHVREVIVSVA; from the coding sequence ATGAATTCGAATCACGCGGTTACTTCAACTGTCTCATCTATTTCTCAACTTCAACACGCTCGCCCATTTCTTAAATGGGCTGGTGGCAAAACTCAGTTAATCCCCGAAATACTGGCGCGCTTTCCAAAAGTATTTCGTAAATATCACGAACCCTTTATGGGTGGAGGCGCGGTGTTTTTTGCCCTGGCACCAAATCGGGCGATTTTATCAGATATCAACGCAGATTTAGTTGACACTTATCGCGCTATTCGTGATGAACCTGAAGCGGTCATTAGCGCATTACAAAGACACCAAGTCACCGAAGCTGACTATTATCGTGTGCGTTCCCAAAAACGCGGCGAATTAAGTCTTGTAGCTGCTGCAGCTCGTACCATCTACCTTAATCGCACCTGCTACAACGGTTTATATCGCGTCAATTTAAAGGGTGAATTTAATGTACCTTTTGGGCGCTATGCTAACCCCACTATCTGCAATTCTGAAAACCTCTATTTGGCTTCGTTGGCTTTGCAAAATGTCAAAATTCGCTGTGAAGATGCGCTGGCTATAGATAAACGTGTGCAACGCGGCGACTTAGTTTATTTTGATCCTCCTTACGACCCACTATCACCAACTTCAAGTTTTACTACTTATGCTCGCGGTGGTTTTGGTAATGAACAACAAGCGGCTTTAGCTGACCTTTTTATAAAGCTCGCTAATCGTGGCGTTCATGTAGTTTTGTCTAACTCAGACACACCGTTTATTCGCGAACTATATCGTGACTTTCGTATTGATTCAGTATACGCGCGACGTGCTATTAACAGTCGTGCTGATCGGCGCGGTCATGTGCGCGAAGTAATTGTCAGTGTGGCATAA
- a CDS encoding phosphatase PAP2 family protein yields MRTLAKETIEILREVWSLLRLKLSWVIIFLLTIITMAIVLVPYDKIWLALITQKETPFLETLADGFTLWGDYHTGSLGIGALLLILGALFRNTRLRRVALASILAASLSGLTVNLARGVIGRPRPMAKMPDGLYGPSLKFKMQSLPSGHSATAFASATTLLVTIPILGMPAVAAAFAVAWSRLYLHHHHPTDVFLGGIVGILIGLFFAIAARRTSTKTKNRQFKKLA; encoded by the coding sequence ATGCGCACTTTGGCCAAAGAAACTATTGAAATACTACGTGAAGTATGGTCACTTTTACGTTTAAAACTCTCGTGGGTTATCATATTTTTATTAACCATAATAACTATGGCTATAGTTTTAGTGCCATACGATAAAATCTGGCTGGCTTTGATAACCCAAAAAGAAACACCATTTTTAGAAACGCTTGCTGATGGCTTTACGCTTTGGGGTGATTATCACACCGGATCGCTTGGTATTGGTGCGTTACTACTCATTTTAGGTGCGCTTTTTCGTAATACGCGTCTTCGTCGAGTTGCTTTAGCATCAATATTGGCCGCTAGTCTTAGTGGCCTAACAGTGAATCTTGCCCGTGGAGTCATTGGAAGACCACGTCCCATGGCTAAAATGCCTGATGGTCTTTATGGACCCAGCCTAAAATTTAAAATGCAAAGCCTACCATCCGGTCACTCTGCCACCGCTTTCGCTTCAGCAACAACCCTCCTAGTGACTATACCTATACTAGGTATGCCAGCGGTCGCTGCTGCATTCGCTGTGGCTTGGTCACGTTTATATCTACATCATCATCATCCAACTGATGTATTTTTAGGTGGAATTGTCGGTATATTAATCGGTCTGTTTTTCGCTATTGCAGCACGACGTACTTCAACCAAAACAAAGAACAGACAATTTAAAAAACTAGCTTAA